The window CACTCTCCCAGGAAGCGCGTGAGCTTTCTACGTATATCATCGGCATCAAACGCTCGGGCAAAAGCACCCTGCTTGAGCATATTGCACTCGGGGACATCCTAAACGGCGACGGTCTATGTTTTCTGGACCCGCACGGAGATAGCGCTGAGAAACTACTCGACTCGATCCCCAAAGAGCGAGCAGGTGATGTCATCTTCTGGGACGCTTCAGATACCGAGCGTCCATTTGGCTTCAACCCGTTTTACGCGCCAGACTTTGACGACGCCGGCACTGTTGCCAGTCAGTTCCTTGACTTTCTCCATAACCTCGAAGAGTTTCGTGAAGCATTCAAGAATGCACCTCGAATGAATGAGGTACTAAGAAAGCTCGCAACGACGTTTGTTGTGAACCAAGGATATACCTTGGCCGATGCTCCGCTCTTCCTTCAAAGCGCCAATTTTCGCCAGCAATTCTACGACAAGCTATTACCGGATTACTCGCAAGACTGGCGATTTTGGAAAAGTTATGACGCACGCGACGCTGCGCAGCGCGAGGACTTTGCTCCAGCCTTGAATAAACTCAGGCGCTTTGAGAGTAGCAGAACCATGCGGGCAATCTTTGGCCAGGCGCAAAACTCCATTAACTTTCGCGAAGCAATGGACGCAGGGAAAATCATTATCGTCAAGCTGCCGGATAAAATTGGGCGTGACGATGCGTCCTTTATTGGGGCTTACCTCATGTGGGATATTGCCCGAGCAATGTTTGACCGACCACTAAAAGAGGGACGACGTAAGTTTCACATCCTTGCTGACGAGTTTCCGCGTTTCATGACCACAACGTTTGCCCGCATACAGGACGAAGGCAGCAAATATGGAGTTGATGTCGTTATTGCTCACCAGAACCGCGACCAGATTGACGACATGAAGCTCAAAGGAAGTACTCTGGCTGTTGGGAACAAGATTGTCTTTCGAGTAAGCGGAAAAGATGGTGGCGAGCTTGCCCCTGAATTTAAACTAACTATCCCGGAAGGGCGAACGACGGAGCGCCCAAAGTACGCGCTTGTTTCAAATGTCCTTGAGTTTTTATCCAGCGGGCGGCACGAGGATAGGGCAGTCCTTGATACCTACGAAAAACTGCGGTCGCACCTGGACGAACTCTATGCGCGGATTTTGAATGCAGCTCGCGCAAGTGCTGTTGAGCTTAGACCGAAGCTGGTTGTGGGTAAGCGTTCCAGCGAGCGAGTCTTTGACCGTGCAGGATACGATAGGCAAAAAGAGCAGTTTGAGCTACAGTCACAAGAGCTTGAGCGCCTTCTTAACCGCATACTGTTTTTCATGATGGGTGCTCAAAGTAACGAACAGCTCACCTTATGGGGCCAGAGCGTCGAGGGAGGGATAGACCGGCTCTGTGGGGAGCTTGATAGGCTCTACAGCCTTTCCAACTTGGATAAGGAGTGGTTTGGTAGCGGGTACCTCGGGTACGTCTTCCAAGTAGGGAAGCTTCGCGCTTTTCGGCGCGAGCGAGGAAAAGTCGGAGACGAGTACAATCGCACACTGCTGGAGCACATTATCAAGGGGGGAGAAGCCGGCGTGTGGGAATGGACACGAAGCGGCTTGGAGAGGTGTCAGCAAGAGTTCAGTGCGAAGCTCGCAACACAGGCAGAAAGTGACGTGAGCTGGTTGAGGCAGAGCGCGCCATCACCAGAGACGCTCAAACTACGCTGGAGCACCGCGTATTCTCTTGATGCGTGGGAAACAAAGCTCCACACGCTTGTTTTTGTGCTCGGATACCTGTTGCGCCAGCATCCGTGTTACGCCTCCGTTGGTCAGCTTGAGAAGGTGCAGGAAAGGGAACGTGTATTTAGTGATGTTGCCAATGAAGTTGCCAACATGCTTTCAAATCTGCCGCAATATGTCGCACTCTGTAGTGTTGTTGCCAACCGTGTGCCGGTTCAGTATACGCTTGAGCCAAAGGAGCCAATCACGGCACAAGAAAAAAGTCTGAGCGAAGAGATACGCACGCATTCGCGCGAAACGTTCGGACGTGACCGACACGAGGTTGAAGCTGAAATCAGGAGGCGGCTTGGAGAAGGCGGGGGTAGTCCTCTGGGCAGTCCTCAGAGCGCCCCGCCGCCTTCAGATGAACCACCAGCAGCACCAGCTACACAACACGCGGAACCGCCAAAGGATGATCCTTATGACGACGAGGGTCCGCTTAGGTCACCAGTGGTAGAATAAAGTATGAAGAGCCGTGCTTCGGATAATAACGGGCAGCCGCTTACTCCTCGGGCAATGGAGGTCTTAAGCGCCATCTGCGAATGCGGCGCGTTGACCTCACTCCAAATCTCTTTGTTGTGCTTTCCTCTACGGTACAACAAAGGTGAGCCCTACCGCGATTCATATTGCTTGGAGCTTCTCAAAAAGCTTAGGGAAGCAAACTTAATTGAAGAAATCGAGCGGTATCAACTGAAAAGCGAAGGCAAGAAAGCCTATGTGTACCGTTTAACGGGCAAGGGAAGGCAGATATTGGCGTCCTGGCGCAATGTCTCTCTAACCGAGCTGCCGTGCCGGCAAAAGGATAACCGACTGAGTAAAGAGTATATCGAGCACTTCACCCTTATTAACGATTTCCGAGTTGTCCTGATGCGCGCAGTTTCCGAGCTTGGAAATGATGCTCGTCTTGTGACCTACTACGACGATATAGATCTCAAGAGCAGGCACAGTAGCGACAGGCTTACCATAACTTTGCCCGGTGGCAAAACTGAAAGTAATGTCGTCCTTGTTCCTGATGGATATTTCTGCTTGAGAGTGCAGGAGACGCAACCATGGGATTATCACCGGTTTGTAGAGGTTGACCGAGGCACTGAAATAGGCAGGAGTAATGCTGGGTATAACGACTGGGTTCGAAAAGTCTTGAAATATCGGGAGTATACGAAGAGGGAGGGGGCCTATCAGTCTCGCTACAAAACGTCTAGCGTTGCTATTTTAACGGTCACTTCGTCAGAAGATCGCCTTACCAACCTAAAGAAAATTACGGAAGAAGCTGGAGGGAAACATCGATACTGGTTTACCAGTATTAATCGCATTTTCTCACAAAAAGGTGAGCCACTAACAAAAGTGCTTACTGAGCCTATTTGGGAGATCGCGACTAGGAATGGACAGTACCCCCTTCTCGGGGCAGGCGAATAGGAAGAACATAAATAACGCCCGGCCGCCCGCTTTTCTCTTGTGTAGTTACTGTGTAGCGTGACCTCGATTTGCCCCGAGGTCAGGAGAGAATAAGTCCATTGGGCAAATAACAGACTTTCTTCCCGCATTCAATAGACGACGAATACGGTCAGGGGGCAGCAACTCAGGCTTATGCTAGCGTGACGTTAGTATAACATATCAAGAAACGGTGATACACATGTTTTCCGACAACAAGCTTGCCAGGCAAAAGCTTATTAATAAGCCGATGCGTAAATACACCCGAGTCATGTGGTCGCTTTATTTTGGGACATTAGTTGTGGAGATTATAGGCGCAGCTGCACGCGCCGTGCTCTTTCTTGGAATATTTCTCTTAGTAAACACGTTCGTTGATGCAATTCTTTCCGTCTACAGAATACATAATCCAATATATACGCTCACTGGGGAGGGAAAGGTAGAGTATCTTGTATCCGTGGCTAAGTTTGTTGCTGTCATAAGTATTTTTCCTATCATCTTAAGTGTTCTCACGATTGTGCCGGCGCTTTTTGGTACGCGAATTCTGCCAGATGTAATTTGGCCGTGGCGGATAAAGACCGAAGCTGGAAAGCTTTCTGATAGGCAAGAAGAAATTATTGACGACATTATTAAGACCTTTCCTGAGAAGCACCAACAGGAGATACATAGGCGACGCGCTAAGCTGGGAAAGCGGTTTGAAATTAGGATGATCCCGAATTCGCAAGAGGAGGAAATAACCCGTTTCGGAGACAAAATCTATATCACTACAGCGCTTCTTGAGAGCAAGTACTTGGGAGCGCTCTTAGCGCGTGAGTTGTCACACGTTCTCAGTTTTGATAGTCAAGTTGAGCGTGCACTTGCGCGGTTTAGATTGTACCCCACCGCACCTGTTTTACAGGGTGCCAAGGCGGCAGGGCCGCACGTCACTAAGCAGTTTCTTTATGCTTCAGATGGGGGACGTACGCAGGCGACAACCGCACTTGGGTGTCTTGTCGTATTGCTCATGATACTTGCAGGTGGCGAATTAGGTGTAGCAGCTTTTTGTGGTAAGTGGAATAATTTTCGACGCGAACGGGAGTTTGACGCTGATCGACTTGCGCAAGCGTGCGGACAAGGAGAGGCGCTCACTGAGTATGTGCAAAAATATAAGGTCTATGATATTGCAACTCCTGAGTACCTTTTAGCTATGCCATATTCTGAGCATCGACTTGAACGACTGAGGTTACGTGGGCAAGGAGATGGCGGGGAGGATGTGTGGCCATCCTACCAAAGCTTGATTGGGGTTATTCTCTTTTTTGTTGTTTTAGCAGCACTCACTTTAGGGCTGTTATTGCTTATACCCACAACACGCGACGAACTGTATACATATACACCACAAGGTCAGGCAACTGCACAAGCGATACGGGCAACCGAAGCGGCAAACGACGCTGATATAGATGCAGGCACAGCCTTTTTTGTAGGGGAATGGTCTGTTGTTGAGCAGCCTGAAACTACCATGATATTTCTTGAGAATGGCAGAGTTGGTCTCAAAAGTGGTGCAGGTCGCGAAATTTATGACAATTTTTTGTATTACATGAAGAAAAAACAGTTTTATTGGCCTCTTGGCAGCAGGGATAGCGAATACACTGTCGAGGTGTCATCAGACAACAACACCGTTACTCTTGTTAACAAGAGCGATCCTACTAAAAGGATGACGTTGAAGCGACTATAGAGGCTGTATAATTCCTTTCACTATCCATATAGTTCTTAGAACGATATTGATCTTATTGTGTCTTCAAAAATACTGAAATAACAAAAGATTATGAGTAAATTAACACGCGTAGAATTATTTCAATCAATCAGCCTTATTAAAGGCGATAATTCATATGATAGGATATTACCTGTAGAAGAACTGCATCGCCTACTAGACATATTCATGGCCAACCCCAGCATACATAATAGGTATATACCCAAGATATATACTTCTTCCACCGCTGATGAACTTTTCCAAGTGGTACAATCTAGTGGCACAGAAGCGCACGAGGTTATCGAAAGAACAGAAACAAACGATATGCTTATACGACGAGCACTGGTGCTATCAGAGCCTAAAGATATGCGCCACTCTTCATCATTAGGAAAGACAATCGATTCCCTCGTTGATACTGCTGCTGACCTGACTGTCAAAACAATCGCCTACGTTCAAGAGCACACGAACTCATTTTGGTCGATGTCGCCGGAAGATTTATATACTACACTGACCAAGATTGTTTTTGGTACTTTAGATACGGATGCGATTACTCAGAAATACCCACTAAAAATACGTCGTGGTTTCCGACTTGCTATAGTCAACTTCATTGATACTATCGCCATTATAAAAGCGCATCGTGATGAACTTAGAAATAATACTAGGCGAATGAGTGAAAGAGATGCTATCGACATGCAGATGAGCAAAATACTAGCAACTAATTTCACTCACGGAAAAGATGTTTCTATTGAGTTTCTGCCGTATGCTATTATTATTTATTTGGATAAACACTTTTATGAGCAATTTGACAGACGAACGAGAGGTGTAACTATTTCGGGTTATATTGATGATCCGAGATCGGAATTTTTATTTGATAGAAGATTAAGCGGAAGGGTAATATTAATTAATACTGCCAACAAGAAGGATGTTGACTTGATATTGAATCACGAATTGCGTCATGTTATATACGCCTGCTACTTTCGATTTCTTGACAGTATATATACGCGTGATACTAAATCAAACTCGTTTCAATCCTCAAAACACAGAGAGTATTTTAGAAAGCTCCGAAAATTTATTTTCGAACATTCCAGAGAAGAAATGATCGCGTATTTGCCTCTTAACCCCACACGATTATTTACACCTCATCACGCGTTCGATGGCAGTCTTTGGAACGATCATGAAGATATGGTTAAGAGTGCGACTAGAGGTATATTTAACAAAAACAAAATAAAGAATCTTAAAAAGGAGTTCAAATCTGCACGCAAGCAGTACGATAAAGATTTTAAAAAATATAGTTCTATAGCTAAGAAACTATATAAAATTGCACAACAAAACGAAAATGGACTTACTATTGAAAAGGTCGAAGCTCTTCTTTTCCATAGCCCAGTAGAAATAGTAGATCGCCTATCACGATACTATGCAAATGACAACTTGAAGGGCTATGCTTCCTTCTCAGCGAGAATCTATGAAATTGTACGGCGAATAAGGTAGCTGGTGAAGTCAACGAATCGCACGGCATTGTTTGTGATATACCGATGCGGCTTACGCGTTATATCCTCAACTATGTCGCCCACTCCCCGCCACATATCGCTCTCAGTAACCATTTCAATTGCATAAAAGACAGGCGCTGCAATAGGTATTCTGTCTACTATACCTCCCACAATAACATCACGGCGTATCTGTCGTTTTGCTAGGCGTCCGTACAAGCTTTCCCAGGCAGCTTCCTCATATGCTGCATCTGCTTGCTGAAAGTGTGGACTAACATTATCTATTATTCGGCGTAGTGGTAACAGCTTTCGCCGTTCGTCTGGAGTTTCTGGGATAAAGAAATTTTCTTTCTTAAACACCCCACCTAGATGTTCAAGGGTTTTGTCGTACTGTTGGTCACGTAGTCGCTTATAGTTCTTAATAGTGTTAATTTTCTCGATATGGTTCATATATTGACATATATACTATAAACGGTTATATATGTCAATACTATAGGTTAATATCGTCATTTTTAGAATATGTCTTATATTTTATGCTAATCGATGTACTCTGATATATTGACACATTCTAGCTATAAGGATACAATGTATATGCTATATGTTGACATATAGCATTGGAGATTGTATGGTTAGAACACAGGTGTATCTTACCGAAGAGCAACACAAAACGTTAACTCATTTGGCTAAAGTGCGTAATCAGCCGATGGCTGAATTGGTACGCGAGCTTCTTGCTAAGGGTTTACATGAGAATGTAGGAAAAGACATCTCTGGTAAGACTGCTATGAAAAACTTATTCAAAATACGTGCAACCGGAGGGCCAACGGATTTGTCTACAAACCTTGACCATTATCTTTATGGAGGCCCAAAGAAGCAAGTTATTTAATATCCCCACTCAAAATATACTCGTTGACGCAGATGGTTTTGTTGCAATTGTCAAAGAAGACGATGCTAATCATCAGAAAGCACAGCAGCAGTATGCTCGCCTTGATACGCTTCCAGTAAACCTTATTACCACTAACTATGTCATAGCAGAAGCCATCACGGTAATTAGCCAGCGAATAAGTCATGAAGTTGCGGTTGATTTTATCGCCACCGTAACAGCAGAACTAAGCCCAATAACTATCCTCGACATTGATAATACATTCGTCCGCAAGAAAGCCATTCCTCTATTTAAGAGCCAAAAATCTAAGAATGTGAGCTTTGTTGATTGCATCAATATGGCAGTGTTGAAAGAGCATAACTGCCTCTGCATCTTTAGTTTTGATGCTGCGTACAAAACAAACGGCTTCACGCTTATTGAAGACTTCTTAGAAAGTCGTAGCGAACTATCTTCCCATTCCTGATACCGCTACTAGCAGAGTTTCATAACTCACTGTTTACACCTTTTTAGCAATCGGCTATATATATAGTTAATGGGCAAGGCTAAGGAGCACGACCAGCACTATGAGCAACGGTCATTTGACCTCCCTGGTCTCAAACGGCCAGCACGCCGGCTCTACACTACCAGTGAACTCTACGAGCTGCACCGAGCGCTTGAGCCGTTTATTGACCTTGCAGAGCTTCGTACCTTTGCCGCTTCCGGGAGAGATATCTACGAGGCATTGCGGGTGGACAAGCCACCCAAGGAGCTGCGGGCGCTCTTGGACACACTTGTTGCTATTCTACGACCGGTAGGCAGAGAGCAAATAAGGAGCCCGACTGACGCTGCGGCACTTCTTATGGCAGATATGGGACACCTTGACCAAGAGGAGTTACGCACGGTACTTTTGGATACCAAGAACCGCATACAAGACATTGTGACCGTGTATCAAGGTTCGCTCAATGCCTCCATGGTTCGCGTTGGTGAGGTTTTTAAAGCCGCTATCAGGTGGAATAGTGCCGCACTCATTGTGGCACACAACCATCCATCCTCAGACCCAACCCCAAGTCCAGAGGACGTGTTGGTGACTCGCCAGATAGTTGACGCTGGGAAGTTACTTGACGTTGAGGTGCTTGACCATCTCGTGGTAGGTCAGGGTCGATGGGTGAGTATGCGCGAACGGGGATTAGGGTTTTCGGGGTAGTAACCTTTTACAACGCACTGCTGGTCTTTGCCCTACTGCTGAGTTTAGAACTAATAGCTTGATATAGTTCGGTACTATTGTAAGAAGCTGACACCGGGTAGTGGAGAACAGGGATACCTACAGCGGTAAGCACCTGGTCTACGAAGTGATCCCGCTGGTGGCGGTCTGCTTGAGAGTGCGTTCGGTCGTCCAGCTCGATAACGAGTAAGGGCTTCATGGTGTCGTGCTTGACGATGACGAAATCGACGCATTTCATCCCGATAGGGCTGAAGTTCTTCCAGAATGACGTTCCACTTCCCGGCTTCACATGGACCAAGTTAGCAAGCCGTACCTGCGCCAGTAAGTAACAATCTTTAGGAAGGACTTCTTCAAGTACCTGAAAAAACCGACACTCAGCATAAGTTAAAAGCGGCACTGCTACGTACGGCAGAAGTTGAGGTTGAGCTTGGTAAAATTTCGAGAGAAAGAAGAGGAGAAGTCCTCCGGCCATTACAAAAATGAAAAAGCTGCTCCAAATAAAGGCGGAGAGGGGATCCATGTCTTATAGTGTAGCAGCTGGTAGTTACATATAATAGCTGTAACTCGTCTGCGGTTCTTTTCCTTCATCCAGATATTTAAGGATTTCGCCTACCCTACGAGCACATCCTATTGTGATGGGGTATTTTTGGTCAAACTGAGTGTTATTCCAGTTCATCTTGGTAAGAGCTAAAATCTCACGGCAGATAATGTCAGGAGACTCGTCGGCCTCTACTATGCGAACTTCAAGCGGTTGGGGAATATACTTACCAGTATACGTTCTGTAGTAAGGTACAAAACCACGGGTATAGAGAATATGGGACTCGCGGTCAAGTTCCACATGCATACCGCGAAATGGTGGATATGCCCCATCGCGTAGTAAGCGAACACTACTATCAGACACGGTTACAAAATCAGTGGTTTGTACTTGCATATCATCGGTTGCCTCACGAAATCCATCGAGTTCTTCGTCAGTGTAGTTTGACGATTTGTGAAGCACAAGCCGACCTGGCGCAGTGTTGAGCGCTCGCTTGTATTCTACAAGCGCACGAGTTAGAAGTGTATATGCTTGTTCTGAGCTAAGGTGAGGCACTCGGTCATCTTTATCCATCTGCACAGGACCACCGCGCAAAATTACCCCATTGCCGAGTTCATCAAATATTTGTGCGAGGCTTGTTTGTAGTGTTTTTCTATCACGGCTTCGGTAGAAGCCAATCCCTGCGTAGCAGACCATAGGTCGATTAACATCCGTAATCATCTTCCACGGTACGGTTTTGTTGGCCTTATAGTAGAGCGCTGTGCAATAGTTCCATGCCTTGGTGGCATCGTCCTGTTGTGACTTTACATTCGAGTCCAGTGACAATTCGCGCGTCAACTGAAGAGGACAGCCAAGGTGCATAGCTCGTGCCTTCAATGCACGACGAAAATTATGTTCGAAAGACTCCTGTTCGTCCTCCTCTTCGAGCGTTTCCTCAAGTGAGGGCGCTGTTTTCTTGAACATGAAGCTGTACAACTCGTCGGGAATGACGCACACAATTACGTCAACAACGCGATACCGTGCAAGGAATTCAATATGTCCGTAAAAAAGCTCGACTGCCTCGCGTACCCTATCCTGCCACTTATCTATCTTTAGGAGACGCCGAATATCGGAGTTATTGAGTGTTCGAGAAAGCGCATCACGTACCACTAGCTCTGCCTTGTACCCGCTCATAGTATTAAAGCCGCAGAAGGCTGGACGAAGTTCTACTTTGTTATTCCGAGGTCGGCCAGGTATTGGCTGCGCACACCGTTCGAGCCACTGCCGTAGTTTAGCAAGACATGAACCGGTGCCTACGGCACCAATCATTATTTTGTCACGCCGTTCTAGTCGAGTGTCGTATACCTCGTATGAAGTAATTCCTGCCCGAGGGCAAACATGAGTTCCCGAGCCGAATTCAAGTAGGGGTTCTTCAATGTAGTGTAGTTTCATAGGTCGTCAGCTAGTTCGTCTTGTTGCGAGTCATCAGAATCATCATTATCTACTTCTTCTGACTTATCCTGCTTTGGTTTTTGCGGAAGGTAGGCTTTATCCTCTAGGTAGGGAGCTGTGTCGAACATAACGAGTTCGCCAAATGACAAAAAAGGATAGAGAGTTCGGGGTAGTTTCATTTCTACTGGCGTCTCAAGAAAGCTGATTGTTTCAGCAATAGGTACGCTTCCCTCATGGATGAGAAATGAGCGCAAGAATTGGACGTGATTGGCAACGCTATCGTTGTTCTCTCTGCGCTTAATCCAACTCACCTTCTCCGCGCCATAAAATGATTTCCGATAGCCATCTGAGCTATAAAACCAATCCGGCTTAATTGTAAGATACCAGTGCTGCGCTATCCGCCTAAAATGAGTTTCGAATGCAAAATGTTTACAATTAGAAATCTTGTCAGGCTCCTGCTCTTTCATTTTGCGCCGAAAAACCTCTCGCGGATTAATCCGGGAGCTTGACCACGTCTCAACACGCGAAGCCTCTCCTTCTATATCGGTGAAGATGAAAAGTTTCTCTTCATTCTGCCACTTCACATGACAGCGATAGAGTTTTTGTTGAAGGGAGCGACGTAAGAGAGACTTAAAGACATCCTCATGGTCATCGTCGATGGAATAGAACTCATGAGGCGTAAGTGAGGTGACTGTTCCTTCGTCAATTAAATGACTGAGAGGAAGGCTGGTGTCGTCAAGGTCATGAAAAGTTATGATTTTGTTGTTGTGGTATTCCCAATCAACACTGAACCGTAAACCGGCCTCTTTCAACTGGGAAATCAGTTGCTCGCGCTTCGATTTGCGGTGGCGGTGCCACTGGTTATTCTTCCTCTTCGGCGCAGCTGCATCGTCCTGATTTTTAGCTATATCGGCAACATAGAGGGTTCTAGGGAAGAAGACCTCAACCATATTGAGGAACACTTCTTCCGTTCGAAGCATGCTGGGAAGGCCAAATACAGGCGCTTTGTTATCTCCGAAATGAGCCTCCAAGAGCCCTTCTATTCTTTGTGCTTGGGTAATTGGCAAGGTCGAGATAACACCCAAGACGTCACGGTAGTCCTGTATATCTGTATCTTTATCA of the Candidatus Kouleothrix ribensis genome contains:
- a CDS encoding DUF2726 domain-containing protein, whose protein sequence is MDPLSAFIWSSFFIFVMAGGLLLFFLSKFYQAQPQLLPYVAVPLLTYAECRFFQVLEEVLPKDCYLLAQVRLANLVHVKPGSGTSFWKNFSPIGMKCVDFVIVKHDTMKPLLVIELDDRTHSQADRHQRDHFVDQVLTAVGIPVLHYPVSASYNSTELYQAISSKLSSRAKTSSAL
- a CDS encoding SMEK domain-containing protein, with the translated sequence MQLLRSHNRITELMARYVAQVKGATVMRETDINLVSEHLLVPLFKAIYPYPDLRNLNTSERANFPGIDLADDTERVAFQITATPDSEKVKETLRKFVQHGLYKRYDRLIVYIIIEKQKTYSGAGFEAIIDGKFVFDKDTDIQDYRDVLGVISTLPITQAQRIEGLLEAHFGDNKAPVFGLPSMLRTEEVFLNMVEVFFPRTLYVADIAKNQDDAAAPKRKNNQWHRHRKSKREQLISQLKEAGLRFSVDWEYHNNKIITFHDLDDTSLPLSHLIDEGTVTSLTPHEFYSIDDDHEDVFKSLLRRSLQQKLYRCHVKWQNEEKLFIFTDIEGEASRVETWSSSRINPREVFRRKMKEQEPDKISNCKHFAFETHFRRIAQHWYLTIKPDWFYSSDGYRKSFYGAEKVSWIKRRENNDSVANHVQFLRSFLIHEGSVPIAETISFLETPVEMKLPRTLYPFLSFGELVMFDTAPYLEDKAYLPQKPKQDKSEEVDNDDSDDSQQDELADDL
- a CDS encoding CopG family transcriptional regulator — encoded protein: MVRTQVYLTEEQHKTLTHLAKVRNQPMAELVRELLAKGLHENVGKDISGKTAMKNLFKIRATGGPTDLSTNLDHYLYGGPKKQVI
- a CDS encoding replication-relaxation family protein, with the protein product MKSRASDNNGQPLTPRAMEVLSAICECGALTSLQISLLCFPLRYNKGEPYRDSYCLELLKKLREANLIEEIERYQLKSEGKKAYVYRLTGKGRQILASWRNVSLTELPCRQKDNRLSKEYIEHFTLINDFRVVLMRAVSELGNDARLVTYYDDIDLKSRHSSDRLTITLPGGKTESNVVLVPDGYFCLRVQETQPWDYHRFVEVDRGTEIGRSNAGYNDWVRKVLKYREYTKREGAYQSRYKTSSVAILTVTSSEDRLTNLKKITEEAGGKHRYWFTSINRIFSQKGEPLTKVLTEPIWEIATRNGQYPLLGAGE
- a CDS encoding M48 family metalloprotease yields the protein MFSDNKLARQKLINKPMRKYTRVMWSLYFGTLVVEIIGAAARAVLFLGIFLLVNTFVDAILSVYRIHNPIYTLTGEGKVEYLVSVAKFVAVISIFPIILSVLTIVPALFGTRILPDVIWPWRIKTEAGKLSDRQEEIIDDIIKTFPEKHQQEIHRRRAKLGKRFEIRMIPNSQEEEITRFGDKIYITTALLESKYLGALLARELSHVLSFDSQVERALARFRLYPTAPVLQGAKAAGPHVTKQFLYASDGGRTQATTALGCLVVLLMILAGGELGVAAFCGKWNNFRREREFDADRLAQACGQGEALTEYVQKYKVYDIATPEYLLAMPYSEHRLERLRLRGQGDGGEDVWPSYQSLIGVILFFVVLAALTLGLLLLIPTTRDELYTYTPQGQATAQAIRATEAANDADIDAGTAFFVGEWSVVEQPETTMIFLENGRVGLKSGAGREIYDNFLYYMKKKQFYWPLGSRDSEYTVEVSSDNNTVTLVNKSDPTKRMTLKRL
- a CDS encoding type II toxin-antitoxin system VapC family toxin, whose translation is MTIIFMEAQRSKLFNIPTQNILVDADGFVAIVKEDDANHQKAQQQYARLDTLPVNLITTNYVIAEAITVISQRISHEVAVDFIATVTAELSPITILDIDNTFVRKKAIPLFKSQKSKNVSFVDCINMAVLKEHNCLCIFSFDAAYKTNGFTLIEDFLESRSELSSHS